The Cellvibrio polysaccharolyticus genomic interval CCTGTTGGTGGGCATTGTGACCGTGCTGATGTGGATGGATTGGCAAATGGGTCTGTTAACCCTCGCGGTGTTACCGGCGCTGGTGCTGATCCGTCTGCTCTGGTTGCCCTGGGCGAAGCAGCAGTTCCGTCGTGCACGGGAAGCTTCTTCGGCGGTCAATTCCGCTCTGGCAGAAAACATCAACGGTATTCGCACCGTGCAGGAAAGCCAGCGTGAGTCGTTAAACTTTGATCGCTACCGCGGCATTGCTGAAGCCAATCGCGCGGCGCAAACCCGATCGTCGCTGGCCTCGCAAATCATGGTGCCCAGCGTGGATATTCTTACCGGTATCGCCCTCGGTGTGGTGGTCATGGCCGGCGGCCTGGCGGTGATGGATGGCCGTATCGCGGTAGGTGTTATGGTGGCTTACCTGTTTTATGTGCAGCGCTTTTTTGATCCGATTCGTACCCTGTCAATGCAGTACACGGTATTACAACGGGCCATGGCGGCAGGTTACCGGATTTTTGAAGTGCTGGATTTGCCATTAACCTTGCGCGAAAAAGAAAACGCCATCAGCTTGCCATCGACCACACCGGCCATTGAATTTCGTGAAGTCACCTTTGGTTATAAACCGGCAACCGCGGTGTTGAAAAATATCAACGTCATCATCGAACCGGGCCAAACCATTGCGCTGGTTGGCCCCACCGGTTCCGGCAAAACCAGTGTGACTACCTTGATTCAGCGGTTTTATGATGTGTGGCAAGGGCAGGTGCTGATTAACGGTGAAGACGTGCGCGACCTGTCGCTGGCATCGCTGGGCAAAACCATCGGTGTGGTATTGCAGGAGCCGTTTTTGTTTTCCGGCAGCATTCTCGATAACTTACGCTACGGCAAGCCCGAGGCTAGCGATGCGGAAATTATTGCGGCGGCAAAAGCGGTGAGCGCGCACGATTTCATCGAAAAATTACCGGACGGCTACCACACCTTATTAGGCCAGCGTGGTCGCAATATCTCCATCGGGCAGCGCCAGTTGCTGAGCTTTGCTCGCACGCTGCTGGTTGACCCGAAAATTCTTATTCTTGATGAAGCCACTGCCAATATCGACAGTTTTACCGAGCAGGCCATTCAGCGCGCATTGAAAGTGCTCTGCGCCGGGCGCACCAGCATCATCATTGCTCACCGCCTGGCCACCATCCGCGATGCCGACAATATTCTGGTATTGCGAGCTGGTGAAGTTATTGAGCAGGGCAATCATCAACAATTGCTGGCCATACAAGGTTTGTATTACCAGCTGAACATAACCGGCCAATCTTCCTTTGAAGAGCCGGTCACTTCTCTATCAACCTGATTGGAAAAATGTTATGACACAGTCATCTGAAAGAACTGCAAGTCACGCAGTTGCGCCGGTCTTTATCGAGCGCTGGTCGCCCCGTTCCTTTGCTGCCGACACTATTAGCGATAGCGAATTGTTTACGCTGTTTGAAGCCGCCCGCTGGGCTCCGTCTGGCAATAACTCCCAGCCCTGGCGGTTTATTTACGCCAAACGCGACTCCGCGTCCTGGACCGGTTTTCTTAATGTATTGAATGAAAAAAATCGCCTGTGGGCGAGCAAGGCGTCTGCGCTGGTTATTCTGGTGACTGCGACCGCGGTACAGCGCGAAGGCGAAGCACAGCCATCCCCGCTGCGCAACCATGCGCTGGACGCCGGTGCGGCCTGGGTAAGCCTGGCGTTGCAGGCGCAACTGTCCGGTTGGAAAACCCACGGCATTGGCGGCTTTGATAAAGAAGCGGCGCGTCAGCAACTGGCCATCCCCGAGCATTACCAGGCGCAGTTGGCTATTGCGATTGGCAAACAGGGTTTGCTGGATGAGCTGGCCGAGGAATTTCAGCCGCGTGAAAAGCCTAACCAGCGTTTGCCGTTAAGTGCGCTGGTGGCAGAAGGGCGTTTTTCCTTTTCATAACCGATAGGGCAACTGATGAAAAATTTGTGGAGAACGATTCAGTTCATCCCGGAATACCGTGGCCGTCTGGTTGCGGTAATTCTGGTGGGAACGGCGTTGGGGTTTATCGGCACTGCAACTCCTTATATTTATAAGGGTGTGGTAGATGCTATATCGAGAATGATGGCCGGTACCATTACCTTTGAACAAGCCAGTAGCACCGTCATGTGGTTGCTGTTGTTGTTTCTGGGGCTGCGTTTGGGTGTGGTAATTTTTACTGCTCTGCAAAACAAGCAGGCCGATGATTTGTGGTTGCAAACCGTCAGTACTTTTCGCCAGCGGGTGTTCGACAATATGACCCGCAAGTCGATCGACTACTTTGAGAAAACCCGTGCCGGTGAAATTATGGACCGGTTTGGCAATATCACCACCATCACCATGTGGTTGTCCTCATTGACCGAAGGCGCGCTGGCCAGTGTGCTGCAAATGGTTTTTATTCTGGCGGTGCTGCTGATTAAAATTCCGGTGGTCGGCGGGTTAATGCTGGTGGTAGTACTGATCAATTTCTGGATTTCCTGGCGCACCGTCGGTTGGACCAAACCGCACCGCCGTGGCTGGCAGGAATACGCCGGGCGCATGAGCGGCTTGCTGGCAGAGATGGTCAGTAACATTGCCACCGTGCGCAGCTTCGGTGGCGAAGCTGCCGTCAAACAACGCTACGACGAAACTCAGGCCAAGTGGCTGGTGGCGCGGGGTAATTTGCACAAAACCCAATGGCGCTCCGAGCAGGCGTTAAACGTTGTGAATACCTTTGGTATTTTTATTGCGGTCGTGGTTATTACCCGTGGCGCCTTGCATGGTGAATTTACCACCGGCGATATTCTGCTGGTGTTGACCTTATCGCAAAACCTGATCAATGCCATTTCACCGGTTTCGCGGCAGATCAACCAGGCAAGCGAGATTGAAAGCGCCGCCGAGCGTTTGGTCGAGCTGCTGGATGTTGACAGTGAAATTGAAGACCACCCCAACGCGCATCAGTTAACGCATCTGGAATCTATCGCGTTTGAAAACGTCAGCTTTCGTTACCCCGGCAAGGATGAATACGCGCTGCGCCATATCAATTTTTACGTAGGCGCTGGCGATACCCTGGCACTGGTCGGCAGCAGCGGTAGTGGTAAAACCACCATTGTGAAATTGCTGATGCGTTTTTACGATGTGAGCGAAGGGCGCATTCTGATCAATGGCGTGGATTTGCGGGACTACCAACAGCGCAGCATTCGTGCGGTGATGGGCGTGGTACTGCAAGACGTAGCCCTGTTCAATGACAGCATTGGCGAAAACATCGCCTTCGCTCGTCCCAATGCGTCAGAGGAGCAAGTGGTGGAAGCGGCCAAAGCAGCCAACGCCGACCAGTTTATTCAGCGCATGGAAAAAGGCTACGAAACCGTGGTGGGTGAGCGCGGCGTGCGTTTGTCCGGCGGCGAAAAGCAACGGGTTGCCATTGCTCGCGCTATTTTGAAAAATCCGCAACTGATTATTCTCGATGAAGCGACCAGCGCGCTCGATTCGGAATCGGAGCATCTGGTACAAAAAGGCCTGGCAAAACTGGTCACCGGTCGTACGTCAGTGATTATTGCGCACCGCCTGGGTACGGTGATGAGTGCCAATACCATTCTGGTGATGCGCAGTGGCGAAATTCTCGAGCGCGGCAATCATCAACAATTGCTACAACACGAGAAAGGCCTTTACGCCAAACTCTTTGCCTTGCAAACGGGTAATGCCGAAGAGCATTCGGTAGAAGAATGGCTGGAGGTTGCTGAAAAGAATACAGAGTAATTTTCAGCGGTAATTGTTAAAAACATTAAACCCTGACACTGAATTGCCGTTCGGTGTCAGGGTTTTTTATGTGGATAAAATACTAGCGACGTGGCCAGATACCTTCGCGCCATACTATGCCAACAACCAGGCGTGAATCATCCTGCAGTATGCTGTTGTCTTGCACCGCTTCCAAACGCAGTGCCAGGCTGTTTTGAAATTGCCAGTGCCAGCCCAACGTCCAGCGGTGAGGGTTTTCGCCAGTCGTTACCAGCGCGGCATCTTTGGCCAGTTGCGGTGCGCCGGGGCCTTTCAAATAATTTTCCAGCACCAGCTCTTCTCCGCGCAGAGAAAAACGGTGTTGTTTCCATTGCAGCGAAGATTGTAACCAGCCTCCGGTGTAATCGGCGTTGATACTTGAAAAGCGTATGCCATCGGTTAAATCGCCGTCTGCCTGAACGCGCATCCATTCCCCCTCAGCCGACCAGCTCAATGCGTTGGATATTTTCCAGGAAAGTTTGCCGTGTAAACCACCGAGTCGGGTTTCACCGCTGAAGCGCACATCATTGAATAATGGGCGGAACAAACCGGTGTGCTGGTGTTCGCCACCGTAGCGATGGTCGCTGCGCAATGTGGCGTCGGCTTGCATCCACCAGGCTCCCGCCGTAAACCCGATAGTTTCGCCTTGCCAGTCGTAGCGTGCAAAAATATCCGAACTGCCATCGTTACCGGTTGGCGTTGCCGGAAACGCTTTGCCTCGCCAGACCTCAATGCCGGAGGTAATGCCATTTACCGGCGTCCAGATAACCCTGATACCTTCATCGTGAAAGTGCCTTCCCAAAAAAGCATCCAGCGCTAATGCGGATTCGCTAAACAACCGGGTGCTGGCGTGTTCGGCAATACCAGGAGAAAACGCCGCAGACATTCGGCCCGCTTCTACATTGAACGCTGACCAGGCATCCACACCTTTCCAGCCGAGGTAAACATGTTCCAGCTCCATGCCGCCATGATCGTCGCCACCGGCATGGATACCGGCTTTCATAACGCCATAAAACTCATCATTAATCGCGTGAGCCAATGCCAGCCAGGCTTCATCCACGTCTACCCCGGATTTAACCGGCCAGGATTCACCGCCCATCAGTGCGCCGGGAATGCGCCAATATTGCTGGTCACCGACCACGCCGTCTGAACGCCAACTGACAGAAACGCCTGCATCCAGCGTGGTAGGGTTGCTTGCGTTATTACTAATAACGGTATGTGCAGTGGCAGATGAACACAGCAGCTCAGCGGTTAACGCAAGAGAAATTTTTGTCATTGAATTCACAGAGGCTCCCATGGATTGGCAAAGCGCGGGTTGGTGACAAAAGATTCATCGGTGAGGGATTCCAGAAAAGCAATCACGTCCTGAATTTCCGCTTCACTGATATCAAACCCGGCAATGAAACTGTCTTTGAGCGGATTGATGCGGCCATCGCCGGTAAATTCACCCCCGGTAATATTTCTGCCGCCGTCAGCGTAGGTGCGAACCACTTCTTCCAGCGACGCGATGGTGCCGTCGTGCATGTAGGGCGCGGTCAGCGCGATATTTCTTAATGACGGCGCACGAAACGCACCCATTTCAAAATCGCGCCCGCTCACTTCATAAACACCGGTGTTCTCTTCCGGGTAAGCACCACGGCCATCAAGGTTATAAAGACCGGTGTTGTGAAAAGGCCGCTCTACCACGGTCATGGAGCGATCGCGGGTTGAGTTGGTGAAGTTGTAGCCTTCATGGCAATGAAAACATTCCAACCGTTCGCCATTAAAAAGCTGCATGCCGCGTCTGGCGCTTTCATTCATGGCAGTGAGCTGGCCTGCCGAATAACGGTCAAAGGCAGAATCAAATGAGACCAGCCCGCGTACAAAACTCGCTAACCCGGCGACAATATGCCTCCAGGCTTCTTCGCTTTGCAGGGCCTCGGGTATCTCGGGAAACGCCGCTCTGAAAAGGCGTTGGTAAACCGGATCGTTACGGATAACGGCGAGAATAATGTGATGGTTGCTTTCGTTAATGCCGTGTTCGATGGGCCTGTCGCCAAACAAAGGCACAACAATTTGTTGCTCCAGCGTTGCCAGTGACGGGTTGGCCCAGGTGAGGGTTGTCATCCAGGCAACGTTGGTGAGCGGTTGCGCATTGCGAGGATGTTGCTCACCGGTTGAACCAAAAGATCGCACCAGACCATCGGTAAAGGCTTTGTCCTGATGATGGCAGGAGCCACAGCTGATATTGCCACCGCCCGACAGGCGCGTGTCGTAAAACAAATGACGGCCCAGCTGAAATTTTTCTTCACTCATGGTGTTGTCTGCCGGTTCAACGGGCAAGGGCACCCCGACGGGCACCCTCCAGTCGAATCCGGACGCGGATGCACCTTCGTCATCAATGCGCGTTTCACTGCCGGTAGGGCACCCTGCCAACAGGCAGCAAGTCAGTGCAGCAAACGATGTGATCAGTGCTCGAAACATGAATTCGTCCTGCTTCAAGCTCAATCAATTATTGAGTAAGGAAAATGCGGTTTGCATCGGTGCGTTGGTGGTGGTACCGAGCGGATGCACCAGGCCAAAGCTGGTAAATACCTCGGCACATTCCGGATCAGACACCGTAGACATACAACCCGCCGGGCCGGCTTCATCTGCACCGAGATTACTGCGTGCAACAATGGCGGCGTAATCCAGTTTGATGCGGGACTTGCCGGGCATAAATCCATCCAGCGTAATGTCAGCGCGATTCAGTTGTGCACAGCTAACTTTTTCACCGCTAATGGCATCACCGGTACAGGCGGTGCTACCCAGATGAATATTCCAACGGTTACTGGTCCATTCCGGGCTGCCGGGGCGAGTAATGGCAACATCGGTAAAAATATCGAGGCCGGTAAATTTATAACCTACGTTCCAACCCCAGTTCATCCCGGATGCCAGCCCCGGGCTTTTCAGCGGCCCTGTTGCCCTGGTTTGGTCAGCATGGTTATGCGTTTCCGGTACGCCGAGCGTAAAACGCACACCGGCAATCGTATGGGAGCCCAAAGTGACTTTACCTTTCACGCTTTTATTCATGGCCGGGTTC includes:
- a CDS encoding ABC transporter ATP-binding protein, which gives rise to MNPSSSFSSSASSVPFSGGSRFGDRNQDALALDDDIFARFDSKIFRRLWQFVQPYRRNLWLSLLAVAAYALVQVSIPIAIRFVVDAAVADSTDLAHQISLNAAVLIFVGLIALNFVLNWTQEWMAARVAQRVIFDLRRAMFLHLQQVSLSLLDQTQVGRLMSRLQGDVNALQEFMESSISSLGDLFLLVGIVTVLMWMDWQMGLLTLAVLPALVLIRLLWLPWAKQQFRRAREASSAVNSALAENINGIRTVQESQRESLNFDRYRGIAEANRAAQTRSSLASQIMVPSVDILTGIALGVVVMAGGLAVMDGRIAVGVMVAYLFYVQRFFDPIRTLSMQYTVLQRAMAAGYRIFEVLDLPLTLREKENAISLPSTTPAIEFREVTFGYKPATAVLKNINVIIEPGQTIALVGPTGSGKTSVTTLIQRFYDVWQGQVLINGEDVRDLSLASLGKTIGVVLQEPFLFSGSILDNLRYGKPEASDAEIIAAAKAVSAHDFIEKLPDGYHTLLGQRGRNISIGQRQLLSFARTLLVDPKILILDEATANIDSFTEQAIQRALKVLCAGRTSIIIAHRLATIRDADNILVLRAGEVIEQGNHQQLLAIQGLYYQLNITGQSSFEEPVTSLST
- a CDS encoding nitroreductase family protein; this translates as MTQSSERTASHAVAPVFIERWSPRSFAADTISDSELFTLFEAARWAPSGNNSQPWRFIYAKRDSASWTGFLNVLNEKNRLWASKASALVILVTATAVQREGEAQPSPLRNHALDAGAAWVSLALQAQLSGWKTHGIGGFDKEAARQQLAIPEHYQAQLAIAIGKQGLLDELAEEFQPREKPNQRLPLSALVAEGRFSFS
- a CDS encoding ABC transporter ATP-binding protein, whose product is MKNLWRTIQFIPEYRGRLVAVILVGTALGFIGTATPYIYKGVVDAISRMMAGTITFEQASSTVMWLLLLFLGLRLGVVIFTALQNKQADDLWLQTVSTFRQRVFDNMTRKSIDYFEKTRAGEIMDRFGNITTITMWLSSLTEGALASVLQMVFILAVLLIKIPVVGGLMLVVVLINFWISWRTVGWTKPHRRGWQEYAGRMSGLLAEMVSNIATVRSFGGEAAVKQRYDETQAKWLVARGNLHKTQWRSEQALNVVNTFGIFIAVVVITRGALHGEFTTGDILLVLTLSQNLINAISPVSRQINQASEIESAAERLVELLDVDSEIEDHPNAHQLTHLESIAFENVSFRYPGKDEYALRHINFYVGAGDTLALVGSSGSGKTTIVKLLMRFYDVSEGRILINGVDLRDYQQRSIRAVMGVVLQDVALFNDSIGENIAFARPNASEEQVVEAAKAANADQFIQRMEKGYETVVGERGVRLSGGEKQRVAIARAILKNPQLIILDEATSALDSESEHLVQKGLAKLVTGRTSVIIAHRLGTVMSANTILVMRSGEILERGNHQQLLQHEKGLYAKLFALQTGNAEEHSVEEWLEVAEKNTE
- a CDS encoding methanobactin export MATE transporter MbnM: MFRALITSFAALTCCLLAGCPTGSETRIDDEGASASGFDWRVPVGVPLPVEPADNTMSEEKFQLGRHLFYDTRLSGGGNISCGSCHHQDKAFTDGLVRSFGSTGEQHPRNAQPLTNVAWMTTLTWANPSLATLEQQIVVPLFGDRPIEHGINESNHHIILAVIRNDPVYQRLFRAAFPEIPEALQSEEAWRHIVAGLASFVRGLVSFDSAFDRYSAGQLTAMNESARRGMQLFNGERLECFHCHEGYNFTNSTRDRSMTVVERPFHNTGLYNLDGRGAYPEENTGVYEVSGRDFEMGAFRAPSLRNIALTAPYMHDGTIASLEEVVRTYADGGRNITGGEFTGDGRINPLKDSFIAGFDISEAEIQDVIAFLESLTDESFVTNPRFANPWEPL
- a CDS encoding MbnP family copper-binding protein, whose amino-acid sequence is MKLIKPMSLLFIASALTACGGSGSGTKIESGNSSSAISSSSSSQASSIPSSSSSSAASNGKVAIEIPFEAFAGTTPISCDALLDGLGTVGTSGRIADFRFYVHNLVLLTASGETLPIELDETDLQTANVALLDFRNKLGSGAAACQGDENPAMNKSVKGKVTLGSHTIAGVRFTLGVPETHNHADQTRATGPLKSPGLASGMNWGWNVGYKFTGLDIFTDVAITRPGSPEWTSNRWNIHLGSTACTGDAISGEKVSCAQLNRADITLDGFMPGKSRIKLDYAAIVARSNLGADEAGPAGCMSTVSDPECAEVFTSFGLVHPLGTTTNAPMQTAFSLLNN